The following DNA comes from Streptomyces sp. Ag109_O5-10.
GCCGTCTGCACCGCGTCCACGATCCGGGTCGCGGTGTCGTCGAGGTAGGGCTCGACGAACGGCGCCAGATGCTCGGAGGCGCCGCGCGAGTCCGGGGGAGTGGAGTGCCGGTACTTCGCGGTCAGCACGCCCCGGCCCAGCGGGGAGGACGGCAGCAGGCCGATGCCCAGGTCGAGGGCGGCGGGCAGCACCTCGCGCTCGACGCCCCGCTGGAGCAGCGAGTACTCCAGCTGGGTGCTGGCCAGCCGGGTGCGGGTGCCCGGCGCCGCGAGCTGCCAGGTCGCCGCCTTCGCCAGCTGCCAGCCGCAGAAGTTGGAGACCCCGGCGTACCGCGCGCGACCGCTGCTCACCGCCAGGTCGAGGGCCTGGAGCGTCTCCTCCAGCGGGGTGTCCGGGTCGTAGGCGTGCACGTGCCAGACGTCGACGTGGTCGGTGCCGAGGCGGGCCAGGGAGGCGTCCAGCGCGGCGAGCAGGTGGCCGCGCGAGCCGTCGAAACGCCGGTCGGGGTCGGGGACGCTGCCCGCCTTGGTCGAGATGACCAGGTCCCGGCGCGGCACCAGCCCTTCTATGAGCTGCCCGAGCAGGTACTCGGCCTCGCCGTCGCCGTACACGTCCGCGGTGTCGACGAGGGTCCCGCCGGCCTCCCAGAACGCCTTCAGCATGTCCGCGGCGTCGTGCTCGTCGACGTCCCGGCCCCAGGTGAGGGTGCCGAGTCCGATTCTGGACACACGCAGGCCGGTACGGCCGAGATGCCTCTGCTCCATGCCCGCGAGATTACTGGCCAGAGCTGGTGCGTTGGGTTGCCTGTGGATAACCGATTTCCCCAGACGGGGGGGAGTTCGAAGGGACGGGACTCGCCCGGCCAAGGGGCGCGGGACAGTACCGATGTGCGGCTCCGCCGCGTGGGCCCGACCAGCCCCCACGACCCGCAGCCGGACCACGAGCGATCCCCCACACGGAAATCCCCACGCTAAGGTCTCTCGCAACAGCGACGTTACTGATCGGTAAGGGGAACGGCCATGCAGCTCGGGATCAACCTCGGCTACTGGGGCGCCGGGATGGACGGGGACAATCTGGCCGTGGCGCAGGAGGCCGAGCGGCTCGGGTACGCCGTGTGCTGGGCCGCCGAGGCCTACGGCTCCGACGCCGCCACCGTGCTCAGCTGGGTCGCCGCCCAGACCGAGCGCATCGACGTCGGCTCGGCCATCTTCCAGATCCCGGCCCGGCAGCCCGCCATGACCGCGATGACCGCCGCCACCCTCGACTCCCTCTCCGGCGGCCGCTTCCGGCTCGGCCTCGGCGTCTCCGGACCGCAAGTCTCCGAGGGCTGGTACGGCGTCAAGTTCGACAAGCCGCTCTCCCGCACCCGCGAGTACGTGGAGATCGTGCGGAAGGCGATGACCCGGGAACGGCTGTCGTACGAGGGCGAGCACTGGACGCTGCCGCTGCCGGGCGGCCCCGGCAAGCCGATCAAGCTGACCGTGCATCCGGAACGCGAGCGCATCCCGGTCTACATCGCCGCCATCGGCCCGAAGAACCTGGAGCAGACCGGCGAGATCGCCGACGGCGCGCTGCTGATCTTCCCCTCCGCCGAGCACCTGGAGGAGACGGCCGTGAAGCACCTGCGCGCGGGCCGGGAGAAGGCCGGCCGGACCCTCGACGGATTCGACATCTGCCCGACGCTGCCGCTCGCCGTCGGCGACGACAAGGACGTGGCCTCGCTCGCCGACACCTTCCGGCCCTACACGGCGCTCTACGTCGGCGGCATGGGCAGCCGCAAGCAGAACTTCTACAACCAGCTCGCCCAGCGCATGGGCTACGAGCGGGAGGCCGCCGAGATCCAGGACAAGTACCTGTCCGGGGACAGGGACGGGGCCGCGGCCGCCGTACCGCAGGAGCTGATCGACCAGACCACGCTGCTCGGCTCCGTGGACCGGATCGCCGACCGGATGAAGGCCTACGCGGCCGCCGGGGTCACCACCCTCTCCCTCGCGCCCGCCGGCTTCGCGCTGGAGGAGCGGCTCGCCTCGCTGCGGGCCGGCGCCGAGGCCCTGGAGCGCGCCGGCCTCGCGTGAACACCTGAGAGGCGAGAGAAGTCCACGGCCGTGGTGGGGGCTCGGGGGGTCTTCCCCGCCACGGCCGTCACGGAGAACAACGCGCCCGCGCCCGCGCGGTTACGCCCCGGGGTGACCCCGCCGCTCCTCCTTTCGGCCGAGTTCGCCCGCACACCTGTTGCAGCCACTCCGGCGCGGCATTTGACTCGTTCTTTGCGGGTCTGGTGAGTCCTCCGGAGAGGTGCCCACGATGCTTTCGGCCAGGAGTCTGTTCCAGGAGATCCTCGACAACGACGAGTCCTTCCGGCTCTTCTGCTCCATCGCGGCCAGCGGGGAGTCCCAGGGCGGCTGGGAGAACGCGCGGATCGCCGCGCTGGTACCGCGGAGCGAACGCGCCCTCGCCCCCAAGATCGCCCGCCACGGCGCCGACGAGGACAAGCACGGGCGCATCTTCCACGCCCTGCTCAGGAAGCGCGGGCTGGCG
Coding sequences within:
- a CDS encoding aldo/keto reductase encodes the protein MEQRHLGRTGLRVSRIGLGTLTWGRDVDEHDAADMLKAFWEAGGTLVDTADVYGDGEAEYLLGQLIEGLVPRRDLVISTKAGSVPDPDRRFDGSRGHLLAALDASLARLGTDHVDVWHVHAYDPDTPLEETLQALDLAVSSGRARYAGVSNFCGWQLAKAATWQLAAPGTRTRLASTQLEYSLLQRGVEREVLPAALDLGIGLLPSSPLGRGVLTAKYRHSTPPDSRGASEHLAPFVEPYLDDTATRIVDAVQTAADGLAVTPLQVALAWVRDRPGVAAPIVGARNAQQLAGALSVEALTLPDEICRALDDVSAPVHRYPDHDWSTL
- a CDS encoding LLM class F420-dependent oxidoreductase; the encoded protein is MQLGINLGYWGAGMDGDNLAVAQEAERLGYAVCWAAEAYGSDAATVLSWVAAQTERIDVGSAIFQIPARQPAMTAMTAATLDSLSGGRFRLGLGVSGPQVSEGWYGVKFDKPLSRTREYVEIVRKAMTRERLSYEGEHWTLPLPGGPGKPIKLTVHPERERIPVYIAAIGPKNLEQTGEIADGALLIFPSAEHLEETAVKHLRAGREKAGRTLDGFDICPTLPLAVGDDKDVASLADTFRPYTALYVGGMGSRKQNFYNQLAQRMGYEREAAEIQDKYLSGDRDGAAAAVPQELIDQTTLLGSVDRIADRMKAYAAAGVTTLSLAPAGFALEERLASLRAGAEALERAGLA